In Amia ocellicauda isolate fAmiCal2 chromosome 7, fAmiCal2.hap1, whole genome shotgun sequence, one genomic interval encodes:
- the cdk4 gene encoding cyclin-dependent kinase 4 → MAHEGVVQYEPVAEIGGGAYGTVYKARDRQSGQFVALKSVRVQTDQDGLPLSTVREVALLKRLEQFDHPNIVKLMDVCATLRTDQETKVTLVFEHVDQDLKTYLDKAPPPGLPADHIQDLMKQLLCGLAFLHSNRVLHRDLKPENILVTSRGQVKLADFGLARIYSCHMALTPVVVTLWYRAPEVLLHCSYATPVDIWSSGCIFAEMFRRKPLFDGNSEVDQLGKIFDVIGLPPEEMWPTDVTLKRQAFKPRPPKPINNCVPEISQEGANLLLEMLNFNPLARISALKALEHPYFQEG, encoded by the exons ATGGCTCATGAGGGTGTGGTGCAGTACGAGCCGGTGGCGGAGATCGGGGGCGGGGCGTACGGGACGGTGTACAAGGCACGCGACCGGCAGAGTGGTCAGTTCGTGGCCCTGAAGAGCGTGCGAGTGCAGACAGACCAGGATGGACTCCCGCTGTCCACCGTCAGGGAGGTGGCCCTGCTCAAGCGGCTGGAGCAGTTCGACCACCCCAACATCGTCAA GCTGATGGATGTGTGCGCCACGCTGCGGACGGACCAGGAGACAAAGGTGACGCTGGTGTTTGAGCACGTGGACCAGGACCTCAAGACCTACCTGGACAAGGCCCCCCCACCCGGCCTTCCTGCTGACCACATCCAG GACCTGAtgaagcagctgctgtgtgggcTGGCCTTCCTGCACTCGAACCGTGTGCTGCACCGCGACCTGAAGCCCGAGAACATCCTGGTGACGAGCCGCGGGCAGGTGAAGCTCGCGGACTTCGGCCTGGCGCGCATCTATAGCTGCCACATGGCACTCACACCCGTG GTGGTGACGCTGTGGTATCGTGCCCCTGAGGTGCTGCTGCACTGCTCCTACGCCACGCCCGTTGACATCTGGAGCTCCGGCTGCATCTTCGCCGAGATGTTCCGCCGCAA GCCATTGTTTGATGGCAACTCTGAGGTGGACCAGCTGGGGAAGATATTTGA TGTGATTGGCTTGCCGCCGGAGGAGATGTGGCCCACAGATGTGACACTGAAACGCCAGGCCTtcaagccccgcccccccaAGCCCATCAACAATTGCGTGCCCGAGATCAGCCAGGAGGGGGCGAACCTGCTGCTG GAGATGTTGAACTTTAACCCCCTGGCGAGGATCTCTGCTCTGAAGGCTCTGGAGCACCCCTACTTCCAGGAGGGCTGA